A genomic segment from Salvia splendens isolate huo1 chromosome 13, SspV2, whole genome shotgun sequence encodes:
- the LOC121761191 gene encoding uncharacterized protein LOC121761191: protein MALQWMIMAYLVAAEAALAVVLTLPSPKAIRSRIVAAVSLILKPALFIVPFAGFQLLDIYWKNEHRLMCTGEVCTAEERNRYEKSMYKSQRNGVLCVAACLLYWCIFRICCYNKQIEHFEGVEKRNKDH, encoded by the exons ATGGCATTGCAGTGGATGATTATGGCGTACCTGGTGGCAGCGGAAGCCGCGCTGGCCGTTGTCCTAACTTTGCCCTCGCCCAAAGCCATACGATCTCGGATTGTGGCGGCCGTCTCGCTAATTCTCAAGCCAGCACTGTTTATCGTACCATTTGCCGGATTCCAGCTTCTCG ATATATACTGGAAGAATGAGCATCGGTTGATGTGCACGGGAGAGGTCTGCACCGCCGAGGAGAGGAATCGCTATGAGAAATCG ATGTACAAGTCTCAGAGGAATGGAGTGCTGTGCGTTGCGGCCTGCCTCCTTTACTG GTGCATCTTCCGAATTTGCTGTTATAATAAACAGATTGAACACTTTGAGGGAGTCGAGAAGAGGAACAAGGATCACTAG
- the LOC121760203 gene encoding dihydropyrimidine dehydrogenase (NADP(+)), chloroplastic-like translates to MDSLRFSAHVSTPAADFPVTRRAVLAPNQVGFRVSAQSEAAAEPDLSVTVNGLKMPNPFVIGSGPPGTNYTVMKRAFNEGWGAVIAKTVSLDSSKVVNVTPRYARLRAGANGSPKGQIIGWQNIELISDRPLETMLKEFKQLKEEYPDRILIASIMEEYNKAAWEELIDRVEQTGIDAFEINFSCPHGMPERKMGAAVGQDCVLLEEVCGWINAKATVPVWAKMTPNVTDITQPARVSLQTGCEGVAAINTIMSVMGINLDTLRPEPCVEGYSTPGGYSAKAVHPIALAKVMSIAQMMKKEFADKDLSLSAIGGVETGNDAAEFILLGANTVQVCTGVMMHGYGLVKTLCSELQEFMKKHNFSSIEDFRGASLDYFTTHMDLVARQQEAIRERKATKKGLQSDRDWTGDGFVKESESMVSN, encoded by the exons ATGGATTCTCTCAGATTTTCTGCTCACGTCAGCACTCCGGCGGCTGACTTTCCGGTCACTCGCAGGGCCGTGCTCGCTCCGAACCAGGTCGGGTTCAGAGTATCCGCGCAGAGCGAGGCTGCTGCGGAGCCTGATCTCAGCGTGACGGTAAACGGGCTGAAAATGCCGAATCCCTTCGTCATCGGGTCGGGTCCGCCCGGAACCAACTACACCGTCATGAAGCGCGCCTTCAACGAAGGCTGGGGCGCTGTTATCGCCAAAACG GTGTCACTGGATTCTTCGAAAGTTGTGAATGTAACCCCTCGGTATGCTAGACTACGGGCTGGAGCGAATGGATCTCCTAAAGGGCAAATCATAGGGTGGCAAAATATTGAGCTGATAAGCGACCGGCCTCTAGAGACTATGTTGAAGGAATTCAAGCAGTTGAAGGAAGAGTATCCGGACAGGATACTCATTGCTTCGATCATGGAAGAATACAACAAAGCTGCGTGGGAGGAGCTCATTGACCGAGTTGAGCAAACTGGAATT GATGCTTTTGAAATCAACTTTTCGTGTCCTCATGGAATGCCAGAGCGTAAAATGGGTGCTGCTGTTGGCCAAGATTGCGTGCTTTTGGAAGAAGTTTGTGGATGGATTAATGCGAAAGCAACTGTCCCTGTTTGGGCAAAGATGACTCCAAACGTCACAGACATCACGCAG CCAGCTAGAGTGTCTCTGCAAACTGGATGCGAAGGGGTTGCTGCGATCAACACAATCATGAGCGTCATGGGAATTAATCTCGACACCTTGCGCCCCGAGCCTTGTGTAGAGGG ATACTCAACTCCCGGAGGCTATTCCGCAAAGGCAGTCCATCCTATTGCACTTGCAAAAGTGATGAGTATTGCACAGATGATGAAGAAGGAATTTGCTGATAAAGATCTCTCGCTTTCTGCTATTGGAGGAGTTGAAACGGGGAATGATGCAGCCGAATTCATACTTCTTGGAGCCAATACAGTTCAG gtCTGCACGGGCGTAATGATGCATGGATATGGTCTCGTGAAGACGCTTTGTTCTGAGCTGCAGGAATTCATGAAAAAGCACAACTTTTCGTCCATTGAAGATTTCAGGGG AGCTTCTCTCGACTATTTCACGACCCACATGGATCTGGTGGCAAGGCAGCAAGAGGCGATTCGCGAAAGGAAGGCCACCAAGAAGGGGTTGCAATCTGATAGAGACTGGACGGGCGATGGGTTCGTGAAAGAATCGGAGAGTATGGTATCAAACTGA
- the LOC121760107 gene encoding glucuronoxylan 4-O-methyltransferase 1-like, producing MRVRAQSPLNLKLLLIIVTTSSLLLFILKSTLPSSSSSSSPAGFLSRKGGVGCSPGKLPTSVAEALVHYTTSSITPQQTLKEISVTARVLDRASPCNFLVFGLGHDSLMWHSLNHGGRTVFLEEDAAWIEQIQRRFPMLESYHVAYGSRVSEARGLMEAGRGPECTAVADPRYSMCQLALKGLPSIVYSVEWDVIMVDAPTGYYDEAPGRMSAIYTAGMMARNRGGGAETHVFVHDVNREVEDQFSREFLCEGYMRKQQGRLRHFLIPTHRDDPNTPFCPLVPTAA from the exons ATGAGGGTAAGAGCGCAGAGCCCTCTAAATCTGAAGCTTCTCCTCATCATAGTCACCACATCATCTCTCCTCCTCTTCATTCTCAAATCAACCCTACCATCATCATCCTCTTCCTCATCTCCGGCCGGTTTCCTGTCGAGGAAAGGCGGCGTGGGCTGCTCGCCGGGGAAACTCCCAACGTCGGTGGCCGAGGCGCTGGTCCACTACACGACATCGAGCATCACCCCGCAGCAGACGCTCAAGGAGATCTCGGTGACGGCGAGGGTCCTCGACCGGGCGTCGCCGTGCAACTTCCTCGTGTTCGGCCTCGGCCACGACAGCCTCATGTGGCACTCGCTCAACCACGGGGGACGGACCGTGTTCCTGGAGGAGGACGCCGCGTGGATCGAGCAGATCCAGCGGAGATTCCCCATGCTGGAGTCGTACCACGTGGCGTACGGGAGCAGGGTGAGCGAGGCGCGCGGGCTGATGGAGGCGGGGAGGGGGCCCGAGTGCACGGCCGTCGCTGATCCGAG GTACTCGATGTGCCAGTTGGCGCTCAAGGGGTTGCCCAGCATTGTGTATAGCGTGGAGTGGGACGTGATCATGGTCGACGCGCCCACAGGGTACTACGATGAGGCGCCGGGGAGGATGTCGGCCATCTACACGGCCGGGATGATGGCTAGGAACCGCGGCGGTGGAGCGGAGACGCATGTGTTTGTGCATGATGTGAATAGGGAGGTGGAGGATCAATTTTCGCGGGAGTTTCTTTGTGAGGGGTATATGAGAAAACAACAGGGGAGGTTGAGGCATTTTCTTATACCCACCCACAGGGATGATCCCAATACACCGTTTTGCCCTTTAGTTCCAACAGCCGcttga
- the LOC121761277 gene encoding loganic acid O-methyltransferase-like translates to MGETFPMKGGDSEYSYTKNSNYQKLASDAVKDEIKEAVIGSLDAEPRSTKVAIADLGCSVGPNTFFTVQNLIEAVQKKWPSETLLEFQVFFNDHLGNDFNTLFSSLPPERQYHAAAVPGSFHGRLFPRSSITVAHSSYALQWLSKQPQGVHNEGRIHYSGAGTDVVKAYSDQYEKDLSCFMSARAEEIVKGGVLVLVVPGTPDGISQSDHPVGVMFNYLGYSLMELANEGVVDKDKIDKFNLPIYAPVMGEMKRVIENNGCFSIEKMELTDPRSKVDGPIDVAKLIMHMRAGMEGVFSAHFGDSVVDKMFAKISDKAQEMSHFIESGYSKSTQLLVVLKRK, encoded by the exons ATGGGGGAAACTTTTCCAATGAAAGGTGGTGATTCTGAATACAGCTACACCAAAAACTCCAATTACCAG AAACTAGCGTCGGATGCAGTGAAGGACGAGATAAAAGAGGCAGTGATCGGGAGCCTAGACGCAGAGCCAAGGTCGACCAAAGTGGCAATAGCAGATTTAGGGTGTTCGGTTGGGCCAAACACATTCTTCACAGTTCAAAATCTGATAGAAGCAGTGCAGAAGAAATGGCCATCCGAAACACTACTAGAATTCCAAGTATTCTTCAATGACCACCTCGGAAACGATTTCAACACCCTCTTCTCCTCCCTCCCACCGGAGAGGCAGTACCACGCTGCTGCAGTGCCGGGGTCGTTCCACGGCCGCCTCTTCCCTCGCAGCTCCATCACCGTGGCGCATTCTTCATACGCTCTCCAGTGGCTCTCCAAGCAGCCTCAAGGGGTGCATAACGAGGGCAGAATCCACTACTCCGGAGCAGGCACAGATGTGGTCAAGGCCTACTCAGATCAATACGAAAAGGATTTGTCATGTTTCATGAGCGCGAGAGCTGAGGAGATTGTGAAAGGAGGAGTATTGGTTCTGGTCGTACCGGGAACCCCTGACGGAATCTCCCAATCCGACCACCCTGTTGGTGTTATGTTCAATTATCTTGGATATAGCCTAATGGAGTTAGCTAATGAAGGAGTTGTGGATAAAGATAAAATAGACAAGTTCAACTTGCCAATCTATGCTCCTGTGATGGGGGAGATGAAGAGGGTGATAGAAAACAATGGGTGTTTTAGCATTGAGAAAATGGAGCTGACAGATCCAAGGTCCAAGGTTGATGGACCCATTGATGTAGCTAAACTGATAATGCACATGAGAGCTGGAATGGAGGGGGTCTTCTCAGCTCATTTTGGAGATTCTGTTGTTGACAAAATGTTCGCCAAGATTTCAGACAAAGCTCAAGAAATGTCACACTTTATCGAATCTGGGTATAGTAAGTCTACTCAACTGCTTGTTGTGCTCAAACGCAAATAG